The genomic region CGGGTCTTCCCATCGCTTGCCGATACCGTTGTCGTAATGGCCGAGGAAGCGGCCTTCGATCACACTTTCTGGCGCGTTGACGTAGGCCTTGCCTGAAATCAGCTTGGCGACGGCCGGGCGGTTGGCCGTGGCGTCGATATAGCGGCAGGCTTCGAGGATGGCCTTGGTCATGGCCAGGGCGGTATTGGGGTTCCTGGCGGTGAAATCCGCCGTCGTGCCCAATACCTTTTCCGGATGATCGGCCCAGATATCCTGGCTGGTGGCGACAGAGAAGCCGATCTTGTCGTGGATCGCCCGCGCGTTCCAGGGCTCGCCGACGCAATAGCCGTCCATGTTGCCGATGCGCATATTGGCGACCATCTGCGGCGGCGGTACCACGATGGTCTTCACATCCTTGAACGGGTTGATGCCATAGGTGGCGAGCCAGTAGTAGAGCCACATGGCGTGGGTGCCGGTGGGGAAGGTCTGGGCGAAGGTGAAGTCGCGGTTTTCGTTGTCGATCAGGCGTTTGAGGGCTTGTCCTGTGGTGACGCCCTTTTCCTTGAGCTGGTTGGCGAGTGTGATGCCCTGGCCGTTGTGGTTCAGCGTCATGAGGATGGACATATCCTTCTGCTGTCCGCCTATGCCCATCTGCACACCGTAGACCATGCCATAGAGCATGTGCGCGGCATGCAGTTCGCCATTGGCGACCTTGTCGCGGATACCAGCCCATGAGGCTTCCTTGGAGGGGGTGATCTTGATGCCGTATTTCTTGTCGAAGCCCATTTGCGCAGCCACGACGACCGGCGCACAGTCGGTGAGCGGAATGAAGCCGATCTTCACTTCGGTAAGCTCCGGCGCATCTGAACCTGCCGCCCAGGCCTGACGGCTGAGGGTGGAAGGGATTATGTCCAGCATGGCGGCGGCACCGAGGGTGCTGGCAATCGCCTGGTGAAAAAACCGCCGCCTGCCATGGTCCATATCGTCATTGCCAGCAGTGGGTTCGGGCAATGTCGGCTTGTATTCGGAATGACTCATCGTGACTCCCTGGATCAGTGGTTAAAGTAAACGCCCAAACAAAAAAGGCGTCCTGAATGCAGACAGTGTGGTTGTCTGCATTCAGGACGCCTTTGTCCTTGGTCTTCCATATCCGGGCCGATGCGCTGCTTCAGTCATCAGCGCGCGTTGCCCGGTATTGTCGAGATGCTGCTGGAACAATGGTAGCCGCCATTGGCTGCCGCTGTTCAATCAGGCATCAGCAATTGTTGTGCCAAGGGGAAATTATTTTTAAAACTTATTGTTATGTAAGGGATTTTATGAAATTTAAGGATTTTTGTTAATGTCGGCTGATCGTGGCGGATTGCACCACCTGAGTGCGGTTGCACCATCATTACCGCACTCAGGATAGGGAATTCTGCTTGGCAAGGATGTTGTCGGCGACATCGATGATTTTGCGGTTTTGCTCCATGGCGGTGCTGCGCAGGATCTTGTAGGCCTCCACCTCGCTGATGCCGCGCTTGCTCATGAGCAAGCCCTTGGCACGCTCGATCTGCTTTCTCTCCGCCAGTGCTTGCTTGGTTTCCGCCAGCTCGTTTTCAATCTCGGCAATCTGCTGCGATTGCTGTTGCAGCAGTGAGACAATGGACTCCATGGGATAGGCGTGCTGGCTGTCGTGTGCGAGGAAGGTGTAGGCGTTTTCCACCGGGATGGAGAGGTTGAAGAAGGCGCTGTCCAGCGTAGCGGACTGGGCCGGCTGACGGCGCACTTTCTGCAGGTACTGGCGGGTCTTTTCCAGGTCGTTCTTCGCCTCCTTGGCCAGCGTTTCCAGCATGTCGTGCATGCCCTTGATGAGCTGGCACTGGAGATGCCAGATATCGGTGAGGCGCTGGCTGCACAGCTCGAACCATTCGTCTCCGTCGTGCGTTTTCACGGCCTGGCCATCGTGCGCATGCGTGAGCTTGCCACGGAACTGCCGGTGCCGCTGGTGGATGCTGGTATCCATGGAGGCCGCCCATGCCTTCTGCAGCTGGTGGCCGCCAAACTGGCAGAACAACTCGAAATGCCTGTCCTGCAAGGCAATCAGTTCCAGCAGCTTCTGCTGGTGTTCCTGCTGTACTTGGCCGGAGCCGAACATGTAGGAGCCGACGGCGCGTTCCTGCCCGGCAAACTCCTTGCCTTGCACCAGGTTGTAAAGCGCGAGCAGATAGGTGGAAATCTTGCTGTTGACGGCATTGTCGGTAATGTCGAAGATCAGCGAGATCAGGCAGCCGACGAAACGATTGAACGACTGTATGCAGTCAGGAAATGAAATCTTGTGCAGGGTGACCTGGTGGCGCAGCGCTTTCAACTGGTCGAACCCGAGCAATATCCACGAAATCAGGGTGAGCTGCTTGGCATCGACCATGCTGTCATGCTCCAGGTGACGCTGCAATGCTTCGCGGAACCTGAGTTCCAGGCCCTGGTTCTGTTCGATGATGTCACTGCGCTCCCTGCCGAAACGCTGACCGGCCGACGCCAGGTAAAGGCAGCTTGCGCCGCGCTCTGCCTGGATCTGGTGAATGATCAGGCCGATGGTCTCGACAAAGACGGTGCATGCCGAAAGCCGTTCGAGCTCCTCGATATGCCGGATCTTGGCCAGAATGATGGTTTGGTCGGGAGAAAAGTCTTTCATATTAAACTCGGTAGCAATAATCATGCGCGTCCTGTCGATGCTGAATCCAACGATGATGGGGCAATCGGTCAGGCCACCACGGGGCGGGCAGTATGCCCTGTAACCTGGATGTCTTGCCTGCATGCAGGCTCAGGAGCGTTGAATGATGCACAGCAGGATGATGACGAGCAACAATAATAGCAGGCTGGTCGTCTTCCAGAACAGGAGCGGATTC from Methylobacillus flagellatus KT harbors:
- a CDS encoding nitrate regulatory protein, translated to MIIATEFNMKDFSPDQTIILAKIRHIEELERLSACTVFVETIGLIIHQIQAERGASCLYLASAGQRFGRERSDIIEQNQGLELRFREALQRHLEHDSMVDAKQLTLISWILLGFDQLKALRHQVTLHKISFPDCIQSFNRFVGCLISLIFDITDNAVNSKISTYLLALYNLVQGKEFAGQERAVGSYMFGSGQVQQEHQQKLLELIALQDRHFELFCQFGGHQLQKAWAASMDTSIHQRHRQFRGKLTHAHDGQAVKTHDGDEWFELCSQRLTDIWHLQCQLIKGMHDMLETLAKEAKNDLEKTRQYLQKVRRQPAQSATLDSAFFNLSIPVENAYTFLAHDSQHAYPMESIVSLLQQQSQQIAEIENELAETKQALAERKQIERAKGLLMSKRGISEVEAYKILRSTAMEQNRKIIDVADNILAKQNSLS
- a CDS encoding CmpA/NrtA family ABC transporter substrate-binding protein; amino-acid sequence: MSHSEYKPTLPEPTAGNDDMDHGRRRFFHQAIASTLGAAAMLDIIPSTLSRQAWAAGSDAPELTEVKIGFIPLTDCAPVVVAAQMGFDKKYGIKITPSKEASWAGIRDKVANGELHAAHMLYGMVYGVQMGIGGQQKDMSILMTLNHNGQGITLANQLKEKGVTTGQALKRLIDNENRDFTFAQTFPTGTHAMWLYYWLATYGINPFKDVKTIVVPPPQMVANMRIGNMDGYCVGEPWNARAIHDKIGFSVATSQDIWADHPEKVLGTTADFTARNPNTALAMTKAILEACRYIDATANRPAVAKLISGKAYVNAPESVIEGRFLGHYDNGIGKRWEDPNYMKFFNDGKVTFPYLSDGMWFLTQHKRWGLLKTDPDYLAITKKVNRIDIYTEAAKSLGIAVPSDPMRSSKLIDGVLWDGKDPKAYASAFKIKA